One genomic window of Meleagris gallopavo isolate NT-WF06-2002-E0010 breed Aviagen turkey brand Nicholas breeding stock chromosome 22, Turkey_5.1, whole genome shotgun sequence includes the following:
- the LOC100548925 gene encoding DEP domain-containing mTOR-interacting protein-like, with protein MSMPCQLCSVPISLSRLRLHDGKLIKDRRYHLRTYPNCFVAKELTDWLIDHKEAPDRETGIRLMQKLMDHYIIHHVCDEHSDYKDAKLLYRFRKDDGTFPLSKDVKVFMRGQSLYEKLVSVEGSILKVREENSVKYQRAFLGCEMVEWLVQEGEAESRREAVELGQALLEHGIIQHVSNRHHFLDSDILYQFWINFRRRRRLTELLSENSSRALSESPDSPFCLRKLNPEPGNTSFLSVQPNKEIKVVSAVRRSSITSLAGNSNPYFSITPTLVFPPVAECNPKSVLKRPVTNEELLSPGAPYVKKTLTIVGDAVGWGFVVRGGRPCHIQAVDPGGPAAAAGMKVCQFVFSVNGMYVLHLDYQTISSLIMTGPRTLVMEIMEAIE; from the exons ATGTCCATGCCgtgccagctgtgctctgtgcccaTTTCTCTCTCCAGGCTTCGCCTGCACGATGGGAAGCTCATTAAGGACAGGCGTTACCACCTCCGAACTTATCCCAACTGCTTTGTGGCGAAGGAGCTCACGGACTGGTTGATTGACCACAAGGAAGCCCCAGATCGAGAGACGGGCATCCGCCTGATGCAGAAGCTGATGGACCACTACATCATCCACCATG tTTGTGACGAGCACTCTGACTACAAGGACGCCAAGCTGCTGTACCGCTTCCGCAAGGACGACGGGACCTTCCCCCTCAGCAAGGATGTGAAGGTGTTCATGCGAGGACAGAGCCTTTACGAGAA GCTGGTGAGCGTGGAGGGCTCCATCCTGAAGGTGAGGGAGGAGAACTCGGTGAAGTACCAGCGGGCGTTCCTGGGCTGCGAGATGGTGGAGTGGCTGGTGCAGGAGGGAGAAGCAGAGAGCCGGAGGGAAGCGGTGGAGCTGGGCCAGGCGCTGCTGGAGCACGGGATCATTCAGCACG TCTCCAACAGGCACCACTTCCTGGACTCTGACATTCTCTACCAGTTCTGGATCAACTTCCGACGGCGGCGACGTCTCACCGAGCTGCTCAGTGAGAATTCCTCCCGTGCTCTGTCTGAGAGCCCCGACAGCCCCTTCTGCCTCCGCAAGCTCAACCCAGAGCCAGGCaacaccagctttctctctG TCCAGCCCAACAAGGAGATCAAAGTTGTCTCAGCAGTTCGGAGGAGCAGCATCACTTCCCTCGCTGGAAACTCCAACCCCTACTTCAGCATTACTCCTACTCTGGTTTTCCCTCCTGTGGCTGAGTGCAACCCCAAATCAG TGCTAAAGAGACCCGTCACCAATGAAGAGCTCCTGTCCCCTGGGGCCCCCTACGTCAAGAAGACACTAACT ATCGTGGGGGATGCTGTGGGCTGGGGCTTTGTGGTCCGAGGAGGCAGACCGTGTCACATCCAGGCTGTGGACCCAGGAGGACCCGCTGCTGCTGCGGGCATGAAG gtATGCCagtttgttttctcagtgaATGGCATGTATGTTTTGCATCTGGACTATCAGACCATCAGCAGCCTCATCATGACCGGACCACGGACTCTTGTCATGGAAATCATGGAAGCCATTGAATAA